ccctgctctggtgtttccccctctcattccccctgctctggtgtttccccctctcattccccctgctctggtgttccctctcattccccctgctctggtgttccctctcattccccctgctctggtgtttccccctctcattccccctgctctggtgtttccccctctcattccccctgctctggtgtttccccctctcattccccctgctctggtgtttccccctctcattccccctgctctcccAGTAATAGGTCATAAAAATGAGATATGAGCTTTGATATATATTTAGACTGTGGGCCAGGTGTGTGTATCCTCCACCTGCGACTGTATGCTACTACATGTTCACATTATACTCAGACTCAACAGCTGGCCACTCAACTACAACACTGTcaggctaagctaagctaagctaagctaggctaagaGTAGCATGAGGCAGAGTGTGAGGTGTTGGTACCGTTTGGACTCCAGATAAATCCTTCTTCAGTCCGGTCAGCGTCTGGTACAGAAcctgaacaacacacacacacacacacacacacacacatacacacacacatacacacagttaaTCTGAAACAACTGgtatactctgtgtgtgtgtgtgtgtctctctctctctgtgtctgtgtgtgtgtgtgtgtgtgtgtgtgtgtgtctctgtgtgtgtgtgtgtgtgtgtgtgtgtgtgtgtgtgtgtctgtgtgtgtgtgtgtgtgtgtgtgtgtgtgtctctgtgtgtgtgtgtgtgtgtgtctctgtgtgtgtgtgtgtgtgtgtgtgtgtgtgtgtgtgtgtgtgtgtgtctctgtgtgtgtgtgtgtgtgtgtgtgtgtgtgtgtgtctgtgtgtgtgtgtgtgtgtctcctacGTTGTCCTTGTGTCCGCTGATAGCTGACTCCTCCTCCTTGGTCTTCATCAGGTCCACGTCTCTCTCGTAGTGACTGACCTCCGTCAGGGTGCGGGGGATGTAGGCCTTCTTAAacacctgggggggggggggggggaacgtTACAGACCAGCACCTGTTGGTGTTGATATGGTTCTATAGTATAGTAATGTGTagctgtggggggggggggggggggtagctGTAGGACCTCTCTGACCTATCACTGCTCCAGCCACACACTACGGTCCTCCAGTCGTTGTACTAGTTCAGTCTGAGTAAGGTTCTGCTTTACTAGCAACCAGCTAGCTGTCACTGCTACTCaaacataattatatatatataacctgaGTCAGTGGAGCCACTTAGAAAGTCAGCGAGGACTAAACCCAGAATATTCTGAGTGTGTAAACATAGTCGGTGTGGAAgagtttataataataataataataataataataataatagtgtgtgtatgtgtgtgtgtgtgtgtaaacatagtgtttgtgtttgctgtcACCTCGTCGTCCACTCGGTCCTGATCTGTACGCTGCTCTGACGTACGCTCAGCTGCTATCATCATCGCctgcaggaacacacacacacacacgcacgcacgcatgcacacacacacacacatatatagacacacagacacacacagacacgcacacacgcacgcacgcacacacacatatatagacacacacagacacgcacacacacacacacacacacacacacacacacacagacagacacacacacacacacacacacacacacacacacacacagacacacacagacacacagagacagacacacacacgcacacacacacacacacacacagacagtcacacacacacacacacacacacacacacacacacatacacacacacacacatatatatatatatatcagcagTGAGAGTTGCAGCGTTGCAGGTTTCAGGGAGTATATATGATATGTATGATAGGATAGGATATTTTTAGCAGTAAAGGAGAGGAAGTGGTCCCACCTTGTGCAGGTACTGGTCCATGTTGTGCCAGGTGATGGACGGGTCGGTGATGAAGTCAAACAGCTCTCTGACCGTCATCACCGCCACGCCACGCTTCACAAAGAACTCTGGGACAGGATTTCATCATTAATATTAATCATCCAGGACAAAATGAGAATATTCTAAGGGTTACTTCAGTATGACTGcagtgtctgatggaacaacaatctgtgaaactggtccagtattaaaccaggaccaagctgtaatgtaaccctacaggactaatgttcagcagcagttagagtcactaacccaccagactccatgtaaataatcaggacttttagcgtgtatagagccagcctatttccaccagactccatgtaaataatcagtacttttagcgtgtatagagccagcctatttccaccagactccatgtaaataatcagtacttttagcgtgtatagagccagcatatttccaccagactccatgtaaataatcaggacttttagcatgtatagagccagcatatttccaccagactccatgtaaataatcaggacttttagcgtgtatagagccagcatatttccaccagacaccatgtaaataatcaggacttttagcgtgtatagagccagcctatttccaccaaactccatgtaaataatcaggacttttagcgtgtatagagccagcatatttccaccagactccatgtaaataatcagtacttttagcgtgtatagagccagcatatttccaccagactccctgtaaataatcaggacttttagcgtgtatagagccagcatatttcaccagactccatataaataatcaggacttttagcgtgtatagagccagcatatttccaccagactccatgtaaataatcaggacttttagcgtgtatagagccagcatatttccaccagactccatgtaaataatcaggacttttagcgtgtatagaaccagcatatttccacatgtaaatgggtgaattaagggtttatttcaaccaaaccagagtggtgattgttggaacagtggaaagatgaaccaagacggcttttgatagtttgatttagtttctgtccactttgaatgaagtgtgttttacgatgataaaagtcctgattatttacatggagtctggtgggtttagtgttGGAGAAAGTACTGATTATAGGGTTagattacagcttgtttcttgtttaatactggcccagtttcagagattgttgtccCATCAGTAACTtaagacacagagacatgctGACAGGTAAAACAGGCTCCAGGTGTAGTATGTGGGTGTCTGACCGTTGACGTTGCTGCAGTCCTTCCTGAGGAACTCGAGAGCGTGCGGATGGTCGTGCTCCACCGACTGAGACACGTCGATGATGTAAGCGTCTCCGTTGTGATATCTACAGAAAGGTCAGaggcttttattctgaagggcttgtgtgtgtgtgtgtgtgtgtgtgtgtgtctctctctgtgtgtatgtgtgtgagtgagtgtgtgtgtctctgtgtgtgtgtgtgtgtgtgtgtgtgtgtgtctctgtgtgtgtgtgtgtgtgtgtgtgtgtgtgtgtgtgtgtctgtgtgtgtgtgtgtgtgtgtgtgtgtgtgtgtgtgtctctgtgtgtgtgtgtgtgtgtgtgtgtgtgtgtctgtgtgtgtgtgtgtgtgtctgtgtgtgtgtgtgtgtgtgtgtgtgtgtgtgtgtgtgtgtgtgtgtctgtgtgtgtgtgtgtgtgtgtgtgtgtgtgtgtgtgtgtgtgtctctgtgtgtgtgtgtgtgtgtgtgtgtgtgtgtctgtgtgtgtgtgtgtgtgtgtgtgt
The DNA window shown above is from Sander lucioperca isolate FBNREF2018 unplaced genomic scaffold, SLUC_FBN_1.2 Unpl_35, whole genome shotgun sequence and carries:
- the LOC118494558 gene encoding serine/threonine-protein kinase RIO1-like → MTVRELFDFITDPSITWHNMDQYLHKAMMIAAERTSEQRTDQDRVDDEVFKKAYIPRTLTEVSHYERDVDLMKTKEEESAISGHKDNVLYQTLTGLKKDLSGVQTVPALLEGEQSSSSEEEEEEEEEGEKDEDDEEEEEQTEESQLDKKEKKKMVKEAQREKRKNKVPKHVKKRKERVSKMKKGK